A stretch of DNA from Asticcacaulis sp.:
TGATCCGCCATACCGAAGCGGAGGGCTTCACGCCCTCCGCCTTTCTTGATACCTATCTCAGCGTCGATACGGTCGAAGAGGTCTTGCCGGCTATCGCCCGCGCAGGCGCGCATACGGTCAATATCGATACACGGAGAGTTGTCTGATGACGCGCTCGCATAAGGCCGCCGAACTGCACTTTATTTCACGGATCGGCTGGTTGCGCGCCGCGGTTCTCGGCGCCAATGACGGCATCATCTCCACCGCCAGCCTGATCGTCGGAGTGGCCGCCAGCCCGGCCGACAAGAGCGCCATCCTGCTGACGGGCATCGCCGCCCTGGTCGCCGGCTCGCTTTCGATGGCCGCCGGCGAATATGTCTCAGTCAGCTCACAGGCCGATACCGAAGCCGCCGACATCGCCCGCGAAACCCAGGAGCTGAAGGACTTTCCCGAAGCCGAGGCTGAAGAACTGACCCAGATCTATGTCGCTCGCGGCCTGGAAGAACCACTCGCCCGGCAGGTGGCCGAACAACTGATGCAGACGGATGCCCTGAAAGCTCATACCCGCGATGAACTGGGCTTTTCCGAGCATACCGAGGCTAAGCCGATCCAGGCGGCCCTGACTTCTGCCGTCACCTTTGCTTCCGGCGCCATCCTGCCGCTTCTGGCCATGTGGTTGAGCCCTCGGCCGTTGATCGTATGGATCGTGGCGGCCTGCGCCATTGTCTTTCTGGCCGCCCTGGGCGCGTTGGGCGCCGTGGCCGGCGGATCGAACCTCGGCAAGGCCGTTTTCCGCGTCACCTTCTGGGGCGCGATTGCCCTGGGCGTCACCGCCGGCATCGGCAAGCTGTTCGGCGCGGTGGTTTAGCCCTGTAGCCGCTTCGCAATCTTGTCGCGGCCGATCAGGAAGCTCAAGGCCCCCATGTCGGGACCGTGGTCCATACCGGTCAGGGCCGGCGCAGCGGCATGAAGAGCGCCTTGCCTTTGGCGCCGGTCGCCTCCTTGATCGCTCCCGACCAGGCGGACCAGCTATCGCGGCCATAGTCGGCCGGCAGCAATTCCAGGGCCTTGGCGGCAAAGGCTGCATCCTCGATCTTCGGCGTGATGTCGCCACCGATGATCTGCGCCCATTCCGTCACTTCGGCGAACTTGTGCAGGTTCATCTTCACCGTATCCCAGAAGAGCTCACCCAGATCGGCGTTCAGGGCTTCCAGACGCGGCTTGGCATCGGCATAAGACATGGCCTGCAACACCTGGGCATTGAGGCGCATGAGATCATCGAAATCATAACGCGCCGGCGCGCGCCCCATCTTGTCGAAATCCTGACCTTCTACCAATGCCATCAGGGAGGGCGCGGCTTCCAGCGCATCGGAGGTGCCGATCTTCGCCAAATGGGAGGTGATGGCCAGCGGCTCCAGGCCATCTTCGCGCATCTGTGAGATCGACATTGAGCCCAGACGCTTGGAAAGGCCCTCGCCATCCGCGCCAACCAGCAGCGGCATGTGCGCGAAGACCGGCAGGGGCGAACCACCAAAGAAAGCAGACAACGCCTCGAAAATTTCCAGTTGCGTGCCAGTATTGGCGACGTGATCTTCCCCGCGAATGACATGAGTGATCTTCATGTCGATATCATCCACCACCGACGGCAGGGTATAAAGGAAGGCGCCATCCTCGCGGATCAGCACCGGATCAGACATGGAGGTGGTGTCGACCTCGCAGTGGCCGCGCACCAGATCTTCCCATACCACACGCTTGCCATCCAGTTTGAAACGCCAGTGGGCTTTGCGCCCCTCAGCCTCATAGGCGGCCTTCTCGGCATCCGTCAGCTTGAGCGCGGCGCGGTCATAGACCGGCGGCAGGCCGCGCGATAACTGCACCTTGCGGCGGCGATCCAGTTCCTCGGCGGTTTCATAGCAGGCATAGAGGCGGCCATCGGCCTTCAGGGCATCAGCGCATTTCTGGTAAATGTCGAAGCGCTTCGACTGATTGTAGCGCTCCCCCCATTCGAGACCCAGCCACTTCAGGTCGGTCTCGATCAGGTCTTCATTTTCCTTTGTCGAGCGCTCCAGGTCGGTGTCATCGATCCGCAGCACGAAAACACCCTGGTGCTTCTGCGCAAACAGCCAGTTCTGGATGGCGGCGCGCACATTGCCGGCATGGATGCGGCCGGTGGGTGAAGGGGCAAAACGAACCTTGACGGTCATGGAATGGTCTCATCATAAAAACGGAGCCTTCCCTTACCCCCCTGCACCCGATTTGAAAAGACTTGATGCGAAAACACAGTAAACGCCGCTTAGGAACCGTGACATCCCCGTCAATCTTTTATGACATCAAGCGCTGGTTAAGGTCTTGCCGCTACTCCCGCACCAAGGCGCAAAATAGCGCCAGGTAGGTGTCAGTTTCAAGTAAGGCGCAGCTTATATGCAGAAGGCCCTGTGCATTTCCGATATTACCGATCGTATCGATCCGGTATCGCCGCAATGCTCTAATTCCACTCTTTATGAAACGTTCCGGGATGAATCCGATCTGATGGTCGTCGCGGTGGCCGATGACGCCGGGCGCGTCCTCGGCCTGATCGAGCGCCACGCCTTCAACCTGACCATGGCCGGCGAATATGGCCGCGCCCTCTATGGCAACAAGCCGGTCACTACCCTGATGGACCCCGCACCCCTGCTGGTCGATATCGACACGCCCCTGCGCGACTTCACCCGCACGACTCTCAGCGAACGCCCGTCGGAACTGATGCGCGGCTTCATCGCCACCTGTGATGGCCGCTATGCCGGCGTCGGCACCTCGCTGTCGGTTCTGAAAGCGATCAGCGCCGACCTGCACCAGTCGCTTGGCCGGCAGCAGGAAATGACCAATGACCTGATCCGCCTGAGCAGCGAATCCCAGCGCCACCAGACCTTCCTCAACATGGTTATCCAGAATATCCCCGCCATGGTTCTGGTCAAGAACGCCGCCGACCAGAAGATCGTCCTGCTCAACAGCGTTGGCGAGGACATGCTCAACGTCTCCAGTAATAAAGTCGTCGGCAAATCCAGCGGCGACTTCATGACCGCCGAACGCGCAGCGCTTTACAATACCTACGACCAGATGGCGCTGCAAAGCGATGAGCCCATTATGCTCAAGGAGGAGCAGGTCACCGACGCCCATGGCCACCAGCGTGTCATCCAGCTCAAGAAAACGGTCCTGCGCACCCCTTCCGGTGAAGCAGACTGTATCCTCACCCTGGGCATTGACCTGACCGAACAGAAACAGGCCGAGGCCCGTATCGCCCATCTGGCGCATTATGATCCGCTGACGGGCCTGGCCAACCGCGCCCTGTTCACCCGTGAAATGGATGCGGCCTTAAGCCGCGTTCAGCGCCATGACCGCAAGGTGGCCCTGCTGTGCCTCGATCTCGACCGCTTCAAGGCGATCAACGATTCCTACGGCCACCTGACG
This window harbors:
- a CDS encoding VIT family protein, which codes for MTRSHKAAELHFISRIGWLRAAVLGANDGIISTASLIVGVAASPADKSAILLTGIAALVAGSLSMAAGEYVSVSSQADTEAADIARETQELKDFPEAEAEELTQIYVARGLEEPLARQVAEQLMQTDALKAHTRDELGFSEHTEAKPIQAALTSAVTFASGAILPLLAMWLSPRPLIVWIVAACAIVFLAALGALGAVAGGSNLGKAVFRVTFWGAIALGVTAGIGKLFGAVV
- the gltX gene encoding glutamate--tRNA ligase, producing the protein MTVKVRFAPSPTGRIHAGNVRAAIQNWLFAQKHQGVFVLRIDDTDLERSTKENEDLIETDLKWLGLEWGERYNQSKRFDIYQKCADALKADGRLYACYETAEELDRRRKVQLSRGLPPVYDRAALKLTDAEKAAYEAEGRKAHWRFKLDGKRVVWEDLVRGHCEVDTTSMSDPVLIREDGAFLYTLPSVVDDIDMKITHVIRGEDHVANTGTQLEIFEALSAFFGGSPLPVFAHMPLLVGADGEGLSKRLGSMSISQMREDGLEPLAITSHLAKIGTSDALEAAPSLMALVEGQDFDKMGRAPARYDFDDLMRLNAQVLQAMSYADAKPRLEALNADLGELFWDTVKMNLHKFAEVTEWAQIIGGDITPKIEDAAFAAKALELLPADYGRDSWSAWSGAIKEATGAKGKALFMPLRRP